The following DNA comes from Nicotiana sylvestris chromosome 10, ASM39365v2, whole genome shotgun sequence.
TAACCATACCCTTCACTGTAACGGTAGCACCCACACCGTCCTTTAATTCCAATGCTAAACCGTGGGACTATGTTGTTGAGGCAAGAagcaaaggaaaagggaaaatggaagaaacaaGTGCTggacaaggaatgactaggaccggtAGGGTTTACACACCTGAGCATTTCGGAGGAACAAGTAAAGAAGCTACTTCCACGCAGCCTATCATTGAAACATGCCTGGGTGATATTTGGAGAAAGGTGCAAGCAAGAGAATATTTTGtggttgatcatctgaacaaaacccctgctcagatatctattcTATCACTACTACAGAATTCTTAGGCGCATGGGAATGTATTAATGAAAGTGTTGAACGAAGCTTACGTACCCAATAGTATCACTAGTGGAGAGATGGACAATATGGTAGGCAAGTATTGGAgagccacaagatcacttttcacgaAGACGAATTGCCACCtaaaggactgagtcacaaccgGGCACTACATATCACAGTTCAATTTGAGGATAAAATCATCATCAGGGTCCTGATAGATGGGGgctcaagcctcaacatttgtccattgattACTTTGAAGAGATTGGGTAAAGGTTTGCATGAAATACGAGCAGGAACCATGAAtatgaaagcatttgatgggtcGCAAAGGGCCACGATCTGGGAAATTAACCTATGTTTGCAGATGGACCCGACCTGGTTCTATGTTGTATTTCAAGTATTGGATATATCTGCCATATATAATCTACTATTAGGACGGCCTTGGATACATGCTGCTGGAGTTGTAGCTTCTACACTACACCTTGCCATGatgttcgaatggaaccatcaggaggtgatcattcatagAGACgaaagtaaccccatttacaccaatcAAATTGTTCCTGTCGTCGATAATAACaggaagttgggtggagaaacaTACTATCGCATCGAGCACATcaatgcaattgagaaagacaaatAGTGGAATAATAAGATTGAAAGTATATTGTTGTGGATAGGGTATGAACCCGATAAATGTCTCGGCGAGAATCTCTAGGGTATCACTAAGCCAATACAACCAAAATGCCATGATACGACCTTTGGATTTTGATATCAGTATACCTGGCAggagtacaatgattggtcgccgCCATGGCATGGTCCCTATTACACTCTTGAACAGCCGATAACGCATTTGTACCAGATGTTTCAACAGGCTGACGTGATATGGGGATCTGAAGAATATGAGGCTTTAGCGTGCCTGAGAAATCTATTTCTCGACGATGAAAACATGGACTGCAATGCAATAGTTTAGGAGGAGGAGTAAAACCTTACTATTCAGACCGTGGGAAAAGGAGTCGTTCTCAAGAACTGGACTGCAACACTGTCCCAAGCTCGTCGAGTCCCTGGATAGCCTGGCAATTAgcacaatttatttttaaaaaagcaaTTAATCATTTAAGACATTCTTAGTATTTTGTTTTGaacatattttgttttgaaataattgctcaAGTCATCTAGCCGTACttgttttgattttttcaagatttatttaatgcattgctattttagtatttattattatcctttACATTTTCTCTCTACAACATTATCATTACTTATCatgatgaaccgacgactgtgacatgtaataagACAACACAACATAAGTATAGTGATCAAgaggaaatagaagaagaagacataatacctgaggaaattgtcagagaagtggaaaattttgagaacaagtcTAAGTCCAATTTGGACGAGACAAGATAGCCAATTTGGGAGATTCCAAAACAGTCAAAGAAACTCACATAAGCATCTGTGGAGGCCGCAAACAAGTATATTAAGAAAATATTGAGAATGATGGTATAAAACCACAAGCAATGTCACGAAAAATACCATTTGTCTTATTGGGGTATCGTACCACAGTCAgcacatcaaccggagcaactccctatatgttggtctACGGTAACGAAGttgtcatccccgccgaggtttAAATTTCTTCCCTAAGAGTTATACAAGAAGTTGAACTCAGTGATGCATAATGGATGCAAAGTCGTTATGAACAATTAGCCCTCATTGAcaggaaaaagaatgaatgtggtatgccatggtcaactttatcagaacagaatatccagagctttcaacaaaagggtcaaactcAAATAGTTTGCACCGGGGCAGCTGGAGCTGAAGCGGATATTCCCTCATCAAGACAAGGACAAAGGAAAATTCTCACCTAATTGGCAAGGgccctacatggttcacagggtactaaGACGAGGAGCACTCAAACTTGcaaaaatggatggagaagtttggctAGAGCCTATCAATTTGgacgtagtcaagagatactatatttagattgtttacatttcctcatatgatgtaactgaactacgtttgacttgattcctatttaagaggggatacgtaggaagccctgtgggttcggtaacgattcaataaaattttcatttttcccatACCCAGAAACTAGGTCTAAAATTTTAAGAAGGACCTTCAAAATTTTGGAGTGAGTCTAGCCAACGTCATCGTATATGGAACAGTCACATAATCATCTGAATAACCAGGGCAAAAGTTTgcggaggaccctcaaaattctagcgCAAAGAAGTCGCAATGTCTCTAAAGTGTCGCAGACATTGGTTCATTTACTTAATATCGTAAACtactatattttaaaataattatgttTATCAAATGCATACATACTTTacaaaaactttatttctatgtaAGCCAGATGTTAACCAAGGTAACTCGCATAGGGTCTCAAAAGTGAAGCAAAGCAAAGCAAGCAAGCAAATGCATGAACCAACCTTCCTCgccaaactcacgatttttctttggatgcaagcaAAATAAACATGATAGGAGTATTTGTAAGTATACATGTACCAAAATCACTATCTTCATAACGACAAAGCTGCCAAACGCAGACATGTCTCCAGATAAGAAATACTCTGCTATCACTCATTGtcttttctttgcatgagactaagccctatctctttaattgcatgagactaagcactgtctcccatttgcatgaggccaAACCCTACCTCCTCaattgcataagtctaagcattgcctttcatTGCATGATGCTAAGCATTGTCTCTCATTTTACATGACGCCAAGCCCtgcctcctcaattgcataaggctaagcactgcctttacTTGCATCGAAACTAAGCCCTATCTccttttcttgcatgaggctaagccctaccaactcaactgcataaggctaagcactacctttccttgcatcgagactaagccctgtctccttttcttgcatgaggctaagccctgcctcctcaactacataaggctaatcattgcctttcttgcatcgagactaagcattgtctcatcttcttgcatgaggctaagcattgcctccctaattgcataaggctaagcactgtctttccctgtatgagactaagccatgtctctttAATTGCATTAGACTAAGAATTGTCTCCTATTTTGTATGAGGCTAAACCCtacctccctaattgcataaggctaagcactgcctttccttacatcgagactaagcattgtctcatcttcctgcatgaggctaatcattgcctccctaatggcataaggctaagcactgcctttctttGCATCGAGACTAAGAATTGTCTCCTCTCCTAGCATGTGGCTAATTATTGCTttcctaattgcataaggctaagctctgcctttccttTCCTAATACTGAATGCTACTTGAAATCTAGCACTATCTTAtacaagactaagctctatcttgttTCGCTTCTTATATGACCCAACATCATGTCTTTGCATCTCATGGACTGAAACATCGCCATCTCGTCCAAAGGCGCCATAGTCCAAAggtatcatcctcatagccggaagatacCATGTCATGGCCGgaggatctctcaatattgcacatcattattcaaaggcgtcattgttcagaggcaccatttttatggcccgagaacatcatttcatgaccTGCAAATTccttatctcatgattcatggcccaggacgt
Coding sequences within:
- the LOC138879408 gene encoding uncharacterized protein; this translates as MGDTRNIRKDNVTHEENVETSDGRSTPAQNYLPDVELPEGYKPPKFEMFDGIGDPMNLKNKPTETFHKYASRWRSKAAKVRPALEEEQINKFFVRAQDPQYYKRLMVIKNYKFSDIIKLGERIEEGIKSGMVTNFEALQATNKALQLGGISKKKEVGAVVLYERLKATGYVTPIPVVTMENTSQWVNPNKTYSYYSGMEGHTIDECRILKDKIQTLIDTKVIQAKEAAPNVRNNPLLNHKGEGIQSPIEVKIATSTPFKVKETTPSVAQTPLKVEVTIPFTVTVAPTPSFNSNAKPWDYVVEARSKGKGKMEETSAGQGMTRTGRVYTPEHFGGTSKEATSTQPIIETCLGDIWRKWRDGQYGRQVLESHKITFHEDELPPKGLSHNRALHITVQFEDKIIIRVLIDGGSSLNICPLITLKRLGKGLHEIRAGTMNMKAFDGSQRATIWEINLCLQMDPTWFYVVFQVLDISAIYNLLLGRPWIHAAGVVASTLHLAMMFEWNHQEVIIHRDESNPIYTNQIVPVVDNNRKLGGETYYRIEHINAIEKDK